aatgagggtagttctccgaaagacagccttccttccttcgtgtcaaaGGTTATCAAATgggtgataaaatattggagtacaacttttcattcgccTTTCATTTCTTCGAACGGTGTATCGTCATTGTTTCTAATACCTCTGTACCGTAAGGGGTAAGGGTAAGCTGgcggtgcgagagggaaaactgaatgagttccccgaactcattcgcatatattgccatttgattttactgtgtgacacgaaacgaatatcattcgctgggaatgacattcaatttgccgtgtgacagggttatCAGACAACTCCACGGACAATTGGGCTCTCCACTGCTGCAAGTGCAACGAGCCGGTGCAACATGTGTTTGCGCAGCTAATACGAAAGCGCACAAAAGCAGAACGGAAAAACAAATCGACAGACTTtatttcataattctaacgcaGACACCGGTTGCACTCCTCTGTGCACACCGGTTGCCACCGGTTGGTACACgtttctgtttcttactcatagAATTGCAATAAGAAGTGCTCCTCGAGGAAGTTATGTCCATTAATCCACTCGTTGACACTCTGTTGAAGAACACTGCTCAAGAAATTGGATAAAGACTTGTCCAACCTGTATCATCTCATAAGGTGCTTCGAAAGAGGGACTTTTATGGAAAAAGGCGAGCGAAAGTTTTCAAAAGTGACAGTCAAAAACATCCCAAGAGGGTAAGGTAGAAATATGAACAACATCGTATAGTACTAgaaagttatatatatataatacaggACCCGCGTAAATTGCAGTTTAATGCTGTATAACCTACGTGGTACGAAACAGTGGGCAACTTGGTTTTGAACGAGAGGTTCTCAAAATGCGAGGTTGACACCGGACGTCGGTAAGCGAACCGCACTGATATGTTTCGACAGACGAAATGCAGTCTTCTTCGTAGCAAGAAGAGGTTTCGTATTGTCTGTAAATAAACatatttctttctcctcctcttaCTGGAATGAAAGGAACCACCTTAGGTACAGGTAACGTTGTCGGCTTTCCAACAAAAGCTTTTTGACACGCGGTTGTGTCAAATGCTCAACAAATGCTGTCAGATGACGGTTAGAACAGAAAGGCTTCCCAACAAAAGGGGTACACCTTCCGTAAAAGGGCATCTGGGCGTCAGTTGTACAAGAAATCTAAAAAGACTCTCTCACGGAGGAGACGTCAGGTTCCTTTAAAGCCATGGCGTACCGTTCAACTGGCAGCGAAAGCTACAACGACAACACTTTGACAACATATAACGCTCCATTACACTCACAACTGTATCTATACATCCCTACACTGGGTCCCGACCTGGTACAAACAACACTGTGACGGTGGCCCAAAAGCTGCCACAAGCACTAATTAGTCTCGAAATGTAGGTCGAGCAGATTAATGGACAATGATGGGACTAGCACTTATGAAAAAGAGTAGATGGGAACCACCAGCAGTCCACTATTGTCTCGTCCAGGACAGGTAAGGCACGGGGAAGGATGGTGGGCTTTCGAACGTCACTGACTGAACAGCCTGAACAGGACAAAAACGGTGGCTGTGGCCAGGGCTCCTAGTGAGATGGTGTGGATCTGAGCGCTGTTGCATTTGGGATCGAAGCAATGACAGACGTTGACCCGGCCGCCGAAGCCAGCCTTGTAGTAGCAAGGTCGATCGGGTTCCGCCTCCATGGCGCACTGACGGATCACTCGCTTTAGTGGGGGAACTGGAAACAAAAAATTCGCTTAGAGAGACAATGTCGCCTTCAGGGGcgccctcaattccagacttgaacatagggttcaatggaccaatcccagcatgtaCCTGTTCATAGCGGACCCCCtccctcggaaaaatcctagatccgcccctggtagCCTTCGAGACTCTCTTTCCACTCTATATATCGCTTGTACTATACTTGCGACACAGTCATCCGAAAATCTCGCTCGAGAGTACAGTCTTGGCTTGACTGTTCCTGAAGGAGCTCTACCAATGTTGTGTTTGAGGAGGAACTGTATGCGGGGCGAGTCTAAAGTTGAAAGACcccaacacctggagatttcgGACACGATAAACAGCTGGCTGTCGGTTTCAGACAAGTATCTCGCAGAAAAGCGTTAAAATCTCAACTGTTTGGTGTCTTATGTGAAAACAGTAACCCGTAAACGATAACCAACCCCAGTACGAGAGTACGAAAAGGACGATACATATGTACAAGGAAGAGTGGGGGAAGGAGAGGAACGTAATTTGCCAGTAcggtcaacgccacctagatacagaaagcccgCGCGCTCGGCGaggtgacgtaacaattaagagtcagccaatcgggatcgtgttttcaacggcggcagccaatgacgaacgtgctttcagcggtcgtggccacgGACAAccaccaccgtcgtctgcgatttgtgattgaacgtccccccgtactaaatgggaaaaatgggaaataaagcgcaaaacggtccaaaTCTCAATCTGAATCTCAGAAaatctcaaaactgattttctggaaagcgtcacGCACTTTTTCTccaaatatttaggtctgcgggttccaggtgagctgcaatcatttgcgggttcttaaattcgcagaacggcgtattgcagtagcggacgaattctgtccacgtagcgaaggagggagaggaggcttTTTCTATCTAGGTACAgtgctgttcttcttctaccctCACACTGGGGTTTTCACAGTTTTTTTTAACGATTTTAACAACCAGATCTCGCAAGCAGTAAAATCGAAACATAAGATAATCGACACGACACACAGCGTAAGTGACAATACAAGATGCTATGACGCGGGCTCAAATGAACATAGACCTGCCATAAATAACGTCTTCCGGATGGACAACCGATTTCTTCGTGGCGAATGCATTCAGTGAATATATTATATGTACCGATGTCGGCGTCACACAGCCCTTTCCTGACGAAAACGACTATGGATAAAAGCTCGGGATTACATCTACGTAGAGAGAAACTCACGGGACAATGACATTACAAAAATAGCGACCCTAGCCAGGAACGAGCCGGGCATTTCGCGCAAATCCCAGGGCACTTAATCTCTCGCGTTAGGGTATTTTATCCTTTAATAGCCCGCATCCCATGCATCGTTCTCATTCGCATTTATCTCTCGTGCAGGGTGCGGTTTTATtcgttagattttttttttttttataaaaagctacgagaggAGCATAAGTACCGTTTTTGAAGGCTGGTTGTATGGCAAGGAATTTTAACAAGCATACTAAATAACTGTCTTTTCCGGCCTCGAACTTGCGTCTTGCTCGCCTCTGAGTCAAATCGAAGGGTGACGTGTCTAAGATTAattggcggcttctgtcctgaggcaactcccttcctaagaTTAATTCAGTTACACATACAAACAACTGTGAAGTGATAATTCACCATCAacataacgtctgtgtttcttacttgtTTTGCTTTCAGACATTCACTAGGTCCATAGAAAATGAAGCATACGCAGTGCCACacagtttccctctctcactcGCAATAAACGATCCATGTACAGACATTGTGTATTTCTATGCACTTTCTACAGACACATGTATATACGTACACAAGTTATGAAGAAGTTGTGCATATAAATGTGTCTGTAGGACATGTATAGAATGTTTATACAACTCGTGTATAGAAAGTAGCACTGGTTAGAAAAATCATAGCTTGTCAATAGGACTTGTATACAGTTTCGTTAGATTAAGTGGATAGATAATAGATAGAGTCTATAAAACGAAGTTAGGAATTCTATAGAGAGAAGCCGACTTTTGTAAGGGGTACACACATGGTGCTTATTTTTATGAAAAGCTACCGGAGAAGCACGGATGCAGCTTTTGTAGGTGCCTTAAATGGCCATGCAAACATACTGTATAGGAGAATTCTCCCATACAGTTTGTCTATAGGCAGGTCCATCGTTCTATTGAGCCACCACCCGATATACTCACGTTCGTGAACTTTAAAGTCGACGTAGACGTCAATCTTTCTGCAGGCACTGTACATGGAACCCATGCGAGCCTCGCTGCAGTTCTTCAGCATGTCTTTATTCGGTGCTCCGTCGCATTCAGGATCTTTTAAGGAGTTGCACACGTAGCACTCAATGGCCAGCgctggatgaaaaaaaaaaacaacaactcaTAATCAGTCAGTTCACTTATAAAGCTTGCCTCATGCCACTCCATGCATTCCAAGTTTAACAGCAATGAAAACCGGTGATCAAACATGACCCGGCTGTGATGTCAAGGTTTCCGCTAGGGAGTTTATCCCAATGTAATGAAGCACATCTGGTGTAGTAGTGCACGTGTAGTTCCAACCACCCCTAAGCTATTCTGCCATGTAACGAGATGCTAAGAACGAATGTCTGAAATAACACCCAAGGAGTTGGTGGCATAATGGAAAAACAACAGCATACAGctagaaggaaaagaaaagttgattttttttctctctctcgtccTCCGTTTTCCCCTACTATGACGGGATAACAGGATATATAGGGAGCGATAACAGCTCCGGCAGAGTCACTCGTAACCCAATGGCGCTTTCATCACAATGATCAACTCGAATTTGACAGCTCCcacatacactcaagccaaaaACGTTGAGCCTGAGGCACCACAACAGGACACAGACACAACTACCCaaacttttttgtttccttgttaccgccgcgaagcaactgtgactataagcggcatacagacggatggaaagaggacagcaggaaggaacaGAGTATGCTTCTTGggctgccggaaaacccagggaaaacctcagacaacactgCCAGTGCCGGCCCATGTCACCTCccatcatcctaaccactatacgCCGCGCGGGCTGGTCAGACAGATTATTTCTGTTGTGGTGCCTCATGATCGAGACACTTAGAGGTATTCTTATTAATTAGAATGGAACTAGAAAACATTTCAAACTCCTTTAGTATTGAAATGGACCCTCGCCAAAGGTCAGCGAGCTCAAGTTCCAAGGAGtgtgcaggaaaaaaataacATATGCGCTTCACGCAGTACGGATAAATAGGCAACTGTTTGTCCTCCTCGGCTTGAGTCTCTGTGTGTGTTACTATTAAGAGTGCTTCTTTCTTCAGGGAGTACGATTCAGGGTGCTTATTCTCGTTAAAATTCCTGGCCACATAACCAGCCTTTCAAAAACGCTACTTATGCTCCTCTCGCAGCTTTTTATAAAACATCTAACGAATAAAACAGCACCCTGTACGAGGGATGAATGTGAATGAGAACGATGCATCGTACTCGCGCTATTAAGGGATAAAATACCCTAACGCGAGAGATAAGTGTCCTGGGATTTGCGCGAAATGCACGGCTCGGTCCTGGCTAGGGTCGTTATTTTTATAATGTCATTGTCCCGTGAGCTACTCTCTACGTAGATATAATCCCGAGCTTTAGTTCGTAGTCGTTTTCGTCAGGAAAGGGCTGTGTGACGCCGACATCGGTACATATAATATATTCACTGAATGCATTCGTCACGAAGAAATCAGTGGTCCATCCGGGAGAAAAGGACATTATGCGTTTCACGCAGTACAGATACATAGGCAACGGTCTGTCCTCCTCGGCTTGAGTCTCTGTGTGTGTTACGATTCCCTTTCTCTCAGCTGTCCACACAGACCACTCTGTGCTTCCTCATGGAGTGCCACATGACGTAAGTCTTCATTACAGACTCCGCGCCATATAAAAGTTACGTGCCTTTCTTTGTATAATGCCCGTACAAAACGTCTACTACCAGCGTACCACTAATGCCATGCAACCAGAAGAGCGAACATTCACATTATGCACCAGTGCCTTGCAGAAAAGGGTTTGTTTGCGTTCCCACTATGCCCCAGTATTCCCCGTTCCGAATGCTTCCCCCTCAAATTTGCAAGGGGCAGTTACACTTTCTGCCAAGTTTCTAGCACTTTCCGGATAATTCGTGCGAGTTTCACTGAGTCAGCACGATGAGAGCGCAGAAAACGACACGGAAGTTTATTTACACTGTGACGAACAAAGTCACAAAACTGGAAACATTATACAGTAAGATGTCCGGTAGTGAAGGCTAGTGTATTATGAGAGAATTTCTATCAAAGTGGCAACAGTATTCGTAGTCCGTTTTTAGGCAGCGCTGATTCTCTGGATGTGGGGGCGTTCCATACGCGACCGCTGCTGCGCTTgagcaatttttttctgtgcctTATTTTTCTTATTATCGAGATTCTTAATTGCCAATATTAGAAAAACAAACGACGGCAAAGCAGTCAATGTGACAGtccgaaaacaaacacaaactttGTCTACCCATTGTGTCATGTACGCGAGCAACGGAAGAAAAAACGGTCAGGGACAAAGCAATTATGGGAATGGGTTACGGACACATGTTTACATACAAGGGTGCAGTTTGACCCATTCTCCAGACGATAATTGGTGGCATCAGCTATGCTCATAAACAGTGGTACACGCACTCGCGGAAGACGACTAAATCGCGGTTTTTGGCACCTTTTGCTGCTCTGATCAGTTTTACGCCCCGGAAGCAACTATATTCATTTGCCCACGTTCAAATCTCTCTCGGAAGGCTATGTGCGGAAACTTGTCCACTTCCTTCTCACTATTGACAATAATGCCAAGTATCGTAATTATAGTTACATTTATTTCTTACATCGAATTGTTCGAACGTTTATATTTAGACAGTGTCGCAGTGTCGTATTGCAACGTTATAAATGTCAAAAGAACAGTGATATTGGACGGTAAATGTGTTtcaaaggaacaacaacaacaaataagtaacggtgatgtagtgggatgtttcgccgctgaggcgccacctatcccattgcttgtgGGGGAGAAGGTAGTGAATGATAATGGATGCTCAGAGTTCACAAAAACAATCATATCTTATACGATCGTACTATGATACATAATACCTATTATTCGTAACTTTCACTTTAAAATGCAAAGGGAAAGGTGATGTGGTGtgatagaagaaaaaatggggattaaAGTCACGACAAAGGCAGACTGGCTATACCCCGCACCACTAagccgcagttagttgaaaaaaaaaaaaatgaaaaaaagaaatgtaaaCCGTGTAGTTGAGGGGGTGTATcgttggggggggggaattgGGGGGGGGAACTTTCGTTGGAAAACTGTTCGAACGTAAAGCTTGGGCTGTGTGTTCAAGAACATGAGTTCTTTCAAAGAAAATCGAGGAAAATCATTGCGTAGTCTCTTTAAAAGGTGACTGTGACGTAGCTGTAGCTCAGCTGCAATTTCTGCAAGCTAGCTGTAACTAACTTAGTTGCCGTCTCATGTGACTCAACTGCGTTATCAGGTATAACGAAGGTTCCAGCCCTTTGGATTTATCCGGAGCTCGGCAAGAAAAGCCACGCCTTCATGAGCGGTTTTCTTTTGTGTCGAAATTGCCTGGCGTATCGGGTTACCGGGACAAGAAAGGATGGCCCTCAAAGGAAGACTCAAATCCACTTCACGAAGCATCTGTGGAATGCGCGCGGGTTAACACTATCCTTGCTAGAGGCACGTCGATAGTGGAGTTATTGAGTTGGGTACCACCCGACGTCAGGGCATTTTGAGGTCATTCAGCCATTTCACGGGTCTGgggggaggaaaggttagtcaggcgtaggccgacttgctattccttcaatTCAAAGAAaatatagaaagaaaagaaacggaggCACACAAAAGGGCCTTCGGAGGCTGGCACGGAGTAAGCTGAAGAGGGTAGCCGTAACCGCCCCgtggttgtgcaggaccgggccgagcagggtggccgaagtgacgttagggtagccaagttgtcgcaagtggcgctGGAGGATGAGTCTTTATCAGAGGGTCTCCTCAAACTGTTTATCCTTTGTGTGTGCGAATAACACTTGCTACCCTCTTCAAAGCAGAAAAAGGCGCACAGATGACATAGAAACTGTCTTCTTGAAAAGGCCGCTAGTTGCAACTCTGATAGTAAGATGGGACGAGAGCTGTCGTGTGACTTTCTCCGGCAATATTCGGATTTCGAGATGTTTACGTGGCCAGCTGGTCGTGATGCAGACGTCGTCGTTCGCAAATTCTACCACGTAACAGAAAGGTAGCCTCACTAATTGACTGAAAAATTTAAAATATGCAGTTTGATAGCCCTCGTTTTTTCTTCTAACTCAATTGTCAAAATGAACCACGAAAAGCTCCAAACTCCAATAAACTCcaaaaacgcggaaccctaggtGAAACGTAGGGCGGAAGCTACATATAGTAGTGGGCTTCCAGACAAAAGCTCTCCGGACATAAGCTCTCCGGACATAAGCTCACAGGACAAAAGCGCTCCGGACATAAGCTCACAGGACATAAgctaagcgaaaaaaaaaaagctcgccACACCGGCCGCCTCTTTTTAAAGTGGaacatttattttcttgctcATAAACGTCCTCAAAATCATGTGAAATACGTACATAGCTCTTCTCACCTtacctaggtcagtctcgacgggtgcatattctacatgaactgaccccaacgtgtgaaatagtgtCCAAGAATGTATCAGAAGAGGCAAGTAAAGCGGCGACCTTCTGTCCGTGCCCCATAGTAGTGGCCATTTTCCGAAAATCAATAACGTCTTCGCAATCGACCAATCTATCAAGTTTTCCCGTACTGTGCCAACTCGCAACTTTTCAAAAACCATAGTTAAAACTCTCGTTAAGTACCGCTTGTACAGACTAGACACTTTTGAGGCTACGTCTGAAGCACTCTTAAAGAGCTCTCGTACAAAAGCCAGGCTACTAATAAGGGTATTCAAACTGTCTGCCCAAGCTATGGTCCGTCGAGCACCACCGATAACCTCTCGCTTCTCAGGGGGCTTATCTGACGCTCTCGAAACTTTTGGACGATAACGGCTTCCCGAGCATCAACATCCGACGCTCGCGAAAATATGAGCCTCTCCTGTCATCGAGGGCGGTGCATTTTGCAACGCGGCAAACACTGGAGTACGCTAACACGGAGTGGATTTTTAAAACTCAGGTTTAACAACGCGATGCAACTGTGAAGCATATGAGTGAAatttttctttgcctttctcctttttttcttctttttgctatgGAACAGCAAGTCAACCTTGTGTCTGTCTgccttttcctttttgtcttcTCTTTCCACAATAAGCATCTGTAGCAGTGAGAGGACAGCACAATCGGATTTGAATCCAGCTGGCAGTCTTGAGCAAGACACACGAACGCGGACACACGTTTGGAGCTCCgtacatttttttctctcttacaAGCGGTTTAATTCGGTGGATTTACGCACCAGCTTTGATCAACTTGTTCTGTTAAGCAGTGACACGATAATGACTCCCAAATAGCGGCATGAGGCATTTTTAGAGTATAAGCTTCGATATGATGTTCAATGGCGCAACAACAGTGGAGCGCCCCAATGAAATCGGGAGCGTCACCTCACAGCAAATGACCAAAGAAAACAGAATGAAATCGTTCGGTGCAACGCCAAGAACACTTGGAGTGAAAAAACTTTTTTTCAAAATGATCAATTTCGCACGCAAAACGAACAGGGTGGTCAGTCCAAAGGAGCTTGCATCTTTAGGATGGGAAAATCATATTCTTAAACTCTCCCGCTTTGCCATCTGCCTCATTTATTGGGTACGATAAAATTGCGCCCCCTATATTCTCAAGTCATCTTTCGGTTGGACGGCAGGAACATATTTCTAGTATAGGTGACCACATATGTGAACATGGAGCATTCCTAGCCATAGGGATCTCTAAGCTTGAGCTTGAGGGCAAGATAAGGCTCACCGTCCTCATAATGATGCCCTGTGAGGATAACCTTCTTGTATTGTTAGCTGGAGGATGGGACAAGTCGAtgttgatgacgatgatgatattggagaaaaaaaaggggggggggatagaaTGGAACACGTCACTTCTTGCCGACCCGCAAAGTGATTCGCATTCTAGGGTAGGTGCATATTATAGAGACGCGACCATTCGTATCGCTGAAGCTTTCTTTATTATCTGTGTGTATAAAACGGGACATTTCAAATGCAGGAACATCACTCGGATGACGAGGGGAAATCAATGTCCGTGCGTAGAAAATCGTACTTTGGCGTAGTATATCAGTAGTCACCATTCGTACCTGATCCGAAAGTATTCCACGGTCATTACTGCCCACAACAGTCACTACCAGAatgtttgtttttcttcatCCATTAGATAtttgtttgcttctttttttattattattattattaaaaatcAGTGATGCCACGCTTGCGGGCGGGTTATGCAGCCGTGCCGACGTCTTGCTGGAAAGAGCGTGTAACTCCTGGACTACTAATTACATCAAATTCGataattaacttttcaattacacgttttcacGAAAATGCGAGACAACACAGTTTGaggtttcgcctcatttgcgTACCAAAGTTTGGCGACTTATGcctcaaagtacgtgctcgtttcagggtCCTTGCGCAAAAGAGGGTTGATTCAAATAATAGTCGCCTCCAATTCTGCCGTCTCGCATTTTCGCGTAAACATccgattaaaaagttaattaacgaattttaggtaattagtggtCCAGTATAGTTACACTTTACTGTACGGCTTACAGTACAGTTGCGGTTTACAGTTACACTTTTCCACAGAACCGTCCGCCCACAAAAATGGCATCACTTCTGCGCTCGCAGCTTTATATATATGCGTTTAGTAGtataatataataaataaataatagaacagaaaaaaacagcACCACACGCAGTCGAAAGGAAAACATATAACGTGAGTGCGTGCAATGGCGTCCTTGACCGCCCCCAGCGGCCACATGGTGGCGCAACTGCTCTAGACGGCAGTCGCGTGTGCGCATTATTGCCCCTTATATTTGCATGCAGGATGCGGTGTACTATTGAACGGAAGGACCTCAATGATGGGTTATTCATTAGCGAATGAAAGCCCCTCTTGCTTTCTCATTGCCTGTAAGCGGGTTTTCCGTTTTTAGCGAAACCGAGGACAGTAAGAGCGCTGCTGGACGAACTATCATTAGAGGCATCGAGTAGAAAAGGTGACGTCATTGGAAGGCATCTGAATGTTACCGAATGCGCCAACATAGTTGGACATTGCATGCTTTCCGCGGTGCTTTCTCTCCGCTTCTGCACAAGGAAAAGACTGTTATATTTACTAAGCAATGTACAGTGCTAGCTATAGACACGGGAGTTGAGAGGGATGACCGCTCCATGGGTCAGCCGCATCCGTTGAAGCGATCTTTCGCTCATTAATTTCGCTGTAACGAGCGAGTAGAGTTGCGCAATTTCAGAGTATAGCCCAACAGTACTTTCCCGTTCAAGACGTATTTTGGGGGAGGGAATCACGATTAAACACCCCAATCGTAGACATTTAAGAAAAGATGAGTGATCCACGACGAGGAAAACTGATGCACAAAAGTGAAAAAACCGAGCGAAGCCGAGACATGAGAGACATCATTCCGAGTTCTATGTGGCGTCTCCTATATCAGACAACGAAGCGTTGACGCGAGAAATTACAGGTTTTCAAGGTACCGTAGAGCAATTATGTTGCCGGCGTAGTTCAACATCTTGGAAACCCAACACTTAAGTATACATGTGGCAGGGAAGACTTACTATTTTTATTTGCtagtaaaattgcggtaaaacggctCGGGGCGTCGTCTGGTGAGAAATAATCCGCAAGTTTGTCGAGCTAAAGGCTGCTCATGATGATTACCAGTCCGGTAGCAGACTTTTGTTTTGGACACAGTGTTATGTGCATGCAATGTAGTTGCGCCGCCGTATTTAACGAGCAAT
This genomic stretch from Ornithodoros turicata isolate Travis chromosome 9, ASM3712646v1, whole genome shotgun sequence harbors:
- the LOC135369062 gene encoding UPAR/Ly6 domain-containing protein crok-like, with amino-acid sequence MQGSVIAVLAATVLVFLTLLQSTLAIECYVCNSLKDPECDGAPNKDMLKNCSEARMGSMYSACRKIDVYVDFKVHELPPLKRVIRQCAMEAEPDRPCYYKAGFGGRVNVCHCFDPKCNSAQIHTISLGALATATVFVLFRLFSQ